The DNA region cactaaaatttttggactaagcttcaattcacctatataacagctcgataaatatttaataaaaatattaacatgctCAGTTTACAAAAACAAAGTCATGATAGctcattttccaaaatcacttcaCTTTTGATACGCACCATTTATACCTTGattaactaaccaattaataAAACCTATTAAATCACGATTCACTATTATactatatttgattcattttttaattaactatATTTATGAACTCTctcgtcagaattgtggtcctgaaaccattgtttctGTCACCACTAAAGAACGTACTATTACAGTATAAATTGTTATTTTTCCTTGAGGTGTCAATACCTTATAAAGGGAATCGGTACTTTAgtaatttttctataaattttcaaatcatcaaaCCTCAAAATAGTACCGAAACAGAGGTAAAGTATCGATATCTTATGACGGGTATCGATTCATTtggttttaattcatttttttctaaACATCAGGGTTTGAAATGGTTTCGGTACCGGGTGggggtgtaacaccctaaaatctGGCCTAGAAGTTAGACCGAATTCTGGGAGTTAAATTGGCCAACCAAAGTGGCAGAGATAAAACTCATTTATAACCATAAAAAATCCTTCACTAAACCCTTATGCTTTGTAATTTTAATAGATTAAATGATACGTAGTTGTTTTTGGAAACCACATATAATAGAAGTTTAAGAACCGTTAGGCATAAATCAAATCAGTGTTTTGGAACAATTTCAAAGTAACTAAAAAATCCCTGTACCATAGTACACAGAGACTTATGTGCAAAAACAAAGGTGCATAATTCGAATAGTTTATCATAACATTATTTGAAATCAAACCGATCAAAAGACTCTGGGACCTCTGCTATGCCGAGTCCAGCTCCAAAACACGAAATGTATTTGAAAGAAAAAACACTACAGAGATGAGCTgtgcgagctcagtgtgagtctgaaACATGAACAGATGACAAAAGACGGAGTGACACAATAAATACTTTAGACAagcatatgtataaaaatatcactTACGAAAATCTCAATCGTtatgtcaaatacaatatcaaaccACAGAAATGATGCAATAATCAGAACATATTACATGACATTAACTATATTGTCAATAACCAAATGTTCACACAAATAGACAAAATGTTTTGACAAATAGACATATATTCATATGCGAACGGATGCACAAGTCAAAATCTCACCCCACCAACTTTACACCACTTCGTCCATCCAACACACCACATAAGGGCTATGGTAGGCCTGTCCACCATGCACACCATATAGAACCATAATAGGTtcatccaccctacacaccacaacATGGAACTATGCCACTTGAGTAACTGTATACAGCTGAGCTGATATTCGTATAGGATAGTGCGGTAAACCGCTATACAAAAGTATCGCAGTTAAAACTGCTAAGTctgtcttccttctcttcataaccagatcccaaaattttcatgctatGCAACAATGCAAACGTTACAAAGACAACATCTAGAAATGGACATTAACATTTCCAGTTGAATAGATTCAGATTTGATTACACTTGTATTCTAATATTCAGTTACGACAACAATAATAAACCCACACTTATTCCTCACATAAACGAGCAATAAAATTAAAGCCCATAAACGCACATATATACACAAACCAAACTAAATTGAGTCCCAAACACATTTATCTAGGCTTGAACGACGGTCGGATTACATAGAAACATAAAACAGATAGTTTATGactcaaaataaaaattctgcaaaatagggccacatggccatgtgccctggccgtgtggaaGTGTTTAGGCCATGTGGAGGAGACACATACCCTTGTGACCAAGTTACACAATcgtgtgagtagcccgtgtaactcactgtccaaaagtgttgaaaataaagtgtagatgagacacagccgtgtggagatctcacacgcctgtgtggggacacatacccatgtggccaggccgtgtggtacCAAAAACTCTAAATTCCCAATTGCGCAAGATCGTGTAGACCGCCCGTGTgcggcacacgcccatgtggtcatgaaaccacaccAAAACAACCTGAAAATCATGCTTTTGATGTCGAAACGATCCCCAACACTTGGTAACCTAGAATTATGCAAAAATATACAGAATTTCATGCAATTCAGTAACGATATGATACTTCAAATAACCAATTTATTCATTAACATACAAGACATTATCAAATTCCACTGCAATTCGATACTGAAGTTAAACCGTTTCAGAACACACACCCTTAGAACGCGATATCAAGCTCCAAGGATCAATCGATTCGCTCTCACCAAATTGTTCGGAAACCTCAATTTCACACATAAACTTAAACTATAAGAacttcaattaaaaaataatagaaatagaagcAATTCTATCATAAACCCTCATGAACAAAACCTACTCGCTTCACCTCCGATAAAACGAAACACACGAAGAATCAGTCTTGACAGACAACACGTAATATGAGTGTAAAACGGAAGAAACAAGAAATCAAAATAACTGAAATTTGGGGAAAGAAGCAAAAAATAACAAAGggaacaacaacaaaaaatagggaaaaggaaatggaaaagaaTGTGAAACTGAAGAACCTcctctttcaaattttaaaagtaaatctttaaaaattaaaaagcaaaaccaaaataaattaattcctCAAAATCGAACCTGGAACCCAAAGGAAAACTAACACACTTACCACCAtcaaccagcaggctcattctgacatTAAAATGCAAAAACCCACTCAAGTGCTCGACCTATTCAATGACCCTAACCAcaacctcaaaacttctaaccccaaactCCAGGGTATTACAAGGGGTATCAATACCTGAtatgaaattttgaaaacttttagtTCGGTCTTATTTCATGCTCGGGTCAACAATTGAGCTTTCGTAAGTTCAATTAAAACTCAAATTTAGTTATGTATCATATTGTAAATGTGTATGACATGTTTGtatgtttgaattattattttattgtattattaaTTGTAATTGCTCCAATAATGAATGTAGTATTTTGTTGCTCGAACCTGACAATTGAATCGAGCAATAGGTGTTACAAAATGCATGAGTTGCAAATTCTAACTTCAAAATTAAATGAACAAGAAATCAAGATTTCTAATTCacttcaaatttttataattttatccaaGAAAGATTCTAACCCACATTACTAACAAACATATAatataaagaatttaaataacaaatttttattatttatgtaattaagTTAGGCCCTAACCCACTACATAGGTGGGCTACCGGTTGGGACttttatatatacttatatatggGTAAAAGCACTTGGGCTTTAGTTTGGTGGtgcaataattatttatattataataataattttgtttgcatcgaaattaatttattgaaaaaacATAATTTTCCTAAAATGTTTTCGAATTGAAGAAACATAGTTTTATGGTAAATTGTTATGTTATGGAAAAAAACATACCTTATGCCACGAGATATGTTTGTGCTAAGTCACATATTCTTTGATGAAAAGAAACAAGCAGTGCCTCTCTAATACTCAAATGTGCTATTTTCACTTTTCTATTCTTTTCCAAGACAAACTTAAAAGCCTTAAAGGAAAGTGTTTTTTTCACGCCTCAAGTCTTGACTATATTCTCTTCTTCTTATTCCTTGCAACACAAGTTTCTAACCATCACCACCATGTCACAATTGAAACACCACACTAACATGTTGATTACCCTACTTTATGATACTTTGCCAACACCCCAAAATTTTCCAGGGGACGAAATATCTTGGTTAAAAAACGTCTAATAAGCTTTTTAATTTCATCTAATACTTGATTGAATGTCACTTTTAAGTAATGTCTTTCCATTGACAATAAAGTTAACATGTAGGGATTAAAATGTCTTTTTTTCAAACAAATAGAAGCTAAAATATTCTTTTTAACAGTGAAATTTTTAGTTTCTATAAGCAGAGTTTAGAGGGTGTCACATACACCTTTAAGGTGTAGTAAAAATtaaaagggtaaactatacaTATAGTCacctaattatatatattattttaagcaCCTAAAATAAAAGGTTTGCAATTTAAGCACTCACATTACATTGTTCAATTATTTTGGTCACCCCTGTTACTATCACAAACAACAAGCTGACGCATTAATTAAAAAAGtcagtataataataattttagctcttaatttttacatagtatatcgatttagtcataattttaaaaaattaactcttaaagtttataaatatttttagtttagtttctaattcaaaaaatatatataaaaatacataaatattttcaaaatatataataataaattcaaattttatattaatattgatattaaataaacataatatttttatttttatttttatttaacattaatataacatttaaatttattatcatgatttataaaattatttatgtatatttatatatttcattgaattttttagaattaagatcaaattgagaacatttgtaaattttaagttaattttttaaaattatgaataaattgatataatatataaaagctgagggttaaatttgttattatactgatTTTTTTAACTATAATATCAGCTTGCTATTGTATTTTAAAGGGAGAGactaaaatgattgaattatcaAATGTgggtaattaaattataattttttttaattttggatgcTTAACAAAATTTGTAATTAGGTGATTATTGTAGTtcgctcaaaataaaaaaaaaatatttttctaaaaagaaTGAGATAAGTGACTATATTTAAATctatttatagaattaaaattttctaatgataatatgttaaatattaacaaaataataataagataccaTTATAATaatgttcattattttattaaaataatttttaaataatttcttgaataaaAAATTGGTATTGGACCAAAAGCTGAAGACCCAATGGACACGTAGTGGGAGAATTGGAATGTTAACAGTGACTTCAAAGTCGAACACCAATTGAGAAACAGCAACGAAGGGATGAGTAAAACGTAGCTTGTCTCCGTCAATCACGCCACAGTAATAATTTgttgatttatatataaaaagaaatgtATGTCTTTAATTGTAACCCTGAAAATTGACTTGATTGgcattttatttggatttttcaTAAGatgacttaattaaaaaaaaatttatttcaatcaattttttagtatatatacatTCATAGAGTGCTAGTTCTTCACAACTTAGCAATTAGCAAAGAAAAAAACCCAGAAATTAGTGTAGTATCCCAGCATATACTGCAAAACAACAACGATGAGTTCAATCCATgcctttttgtttttaatttttgggacattggcatctcTTGCTATGTCCCGAACAATCTATGAAGCCTCTGTTTTTGATAAACATGAGCAATGGATGGCTGATTATAGTCGAAAATATGAGAGCAAACTAGAGAAGGAGAAGCGTCTTAATATATTCAAAGAGAATTTGGAATACATTGAGAGCTTCAACAATGGTGGAAATAGAAGTTTTAAGTTAAGCCTGAATGAATTTGCAGACATGACACAAGATGAATTCATTGCAGCTCACACTGGATACAAGATGCAAGACAACCCCATGATGCCTGACTCAACATCGTTCATGTATGAGAACTTATCAGATGTTCCGACAAACTTTGATTGGAGGGACCAAGGTGCAGTCACTCCTATTAAGAATCAAGGTCAATGTGGTaagtaataatttatatatatacataaaattgtTGACTGAGTAAGCATTCTTTTTAAAAAGTGAATTAGAAACAAACATCCCTTTTAAAGATTACATGCGCTTAATAACAATTTTGGTTATTAACGTTTGCATGTTTTATCAAAACATCTGTTCTaacaaatttgatgaaaatatCGTTAAAAAAGTTAATGAGTATGATGTGAAATTTcgtatgtaaaatattttaatgaaatgtaatttattacttagataactcaataagataattaaatgtgaaaaataataaaataaataaataatacatgaaattaaaaaaataactcttaattgaAATCTCTCGTTAAATAAGCAAACAAAAGattgaaatattttgaaaaaaaattgaaaccttgaaccattttctttaaattaagatttatttttttaatttcatatattattttttaatttttttatttttcatatgtaattatcttattgagttatctaagtaataaattacatttcattaaaaatatttcacatatgtTAGAAAACAGAGCAAAAGTTGAGGGTCAGAAAAGGCTCAAAGATACAACCAGGactattttgacaaaacatgcaaaTGTTAGGGACCAAATTTGTCTCTAAAcctaaataataaaacttaaagtttgaaactaataataataaatgtgatatgtatgaaattaaaataaaaaataatttaaattgtaactaaaaaaatttaaacaagtaaatatattatattaaaaataataaacacgaCCCgcttgtttattttgatattatcaTTTCTCTTGAATTATTATCGGGTTGATTTGTGATCAACTGAACCAATgacattatcaatatatataaacaatggccgaaaatatttttgtaataaatttatgaaaatgtaaaataaaatctTGATTAAAGGGtaaactttttttataaatatttgccACATGGGTTTACATCAcatcttatgcaaaaattttatttattttttaaaaaaatttgaaaagggagttattattgtaataatataatttacttcaCCTCTAACATTAATTTTGTATTTTCCTTTATGATTGGGTAACTAGTTACATCAACTCAATGAaaagtttatatattattatagattgGCGTTGAagcattcatttatttatttattttcattaattgCTTTATACTTAACAAAGGGTTATTGTTGGTTTACTATTGCAGGATGTTGTTGGGCATTTTCAGCAGTGGCAGCCGTTGAAGGGATAATCCAAATCAAAACTGGTAAATTAATCTCATTATCTGAGCAACAACTGTTGGATTGCAGCACAAATGGAGGAAACCAAGGTTGTAGTGGAGGATGGATGATGAATGCTTTTGAACACATCAGCCAAAACCAAGGAATAACCACCGAAGAAAGCTACCCATATCAACAAATGCAAGAAACTTGCGCCACACAGATAAACAAAGTTGCCACCATTAATGGCTATCAAATGGTGCCTAAAAACGACGAAGAAGCATTACTTAAGGCCGTCACAAATCAACCGGTCTCGGTGGCACTAAATGGATATGGACAATCCTTTCAGTTTTACAAAGGTGGAGTGTTTACAGGAGATTGTAGCAATGATCTCACCCATGCAGTAACCATTGTTGGATATGGGACAAGTGAAGAAGGTTTAAACTATTGGCTGATTAAGAATTCATGGGGAGAAACTTGGGGTGAAAATGGGTATATGAGGATTCAAAGGGATGTGAATACACCAGGTGGGTTATGTGGCATCGCCATGAAAGCTTCGTATCCAATTGCATAAGACATTTCTCTACTGATATAAGTGGTCATACTAGATCAATGTTTGAGgatatttttctcaaaaatataataaatattttcttttttacaacTGAAATTTATGTAcaagaaatattttataataattaatatcttatatatatatttattgggCATGGCCCAAAAGTCCCACTGTGCCCTATACATTATATATTGTTAAGTATAAAATCAAGTGGAAGCTGGAAATAAGTGTCACTTTTATTGAAGATAGAAAgctggcttttatagccttacaAATGACAAATATAGAATTATAACTAACACCTATATCACCTATAAACAAGGATCGCCACTAGTTTAAACAAATCCAGAAAGTTGTTCCTAAAGAATAGGACTTATTGAAATAGAACAACAGCTTTGAAAGCACTAAATAATTCAAACAAGTCCTCCCCTAAACTATTTTGCATATTTGCAGTCAGTTTACTTCTCCACAAATTCCAAGTTTTTCCCTAAGCTTTTCAAATGTCTCCAACTTCAACACCTTAGTCATGATGTCTGTTGTCTGCTCCTTTGTTCCACAATGGACAAGCTCAATAAATTTATCATTAGACAATTCACGAAGGAAGCGGTACCTTACATGAATGTGTTTGCTCGTTTCATGCAATGCGACATTCTTTGATAGTTTGATGGTGGAGGCGTTGTCACAATATAACATGATACTTTCTTTTTGAGGATGATTGAGAGCATCCAGGATTCTTCTCATCCAAACTACTTGACAAGCACATGATGCTACTACTACGAACTCTGCTTCGGTGGTAGAAAAGATCACTACTGGTTATTTTTTCAAAAACCACGTAACAACACTTTCTCCAAATAGAAAAGCATATCCTGAAGTGCTCCTTTTGTCATCTTGATCCTCAGCATAATCACTATCTGCGTAACCAACTAACTCTTTAGTTCCTCCTTTTATATATTGAAGGACCCTTTTTGCTACATTAAGATGAAGTTTAGTAGATTTTTCCATATATCGATTCACTAGTCCAACCACATACATTAGATCTGGTCTGGTCGTAGTTAAATATCAAAGACTCCCCACAATTTGCTTATAACCAATGACATCTACTTTGACTCCATCTTCATTTTTCACTAGTTTTGTTCCTGGAACAATAGGTCTTCTAACAGAGTTGCACCTTAGCATACCAAATCTCTCAAGAACTTCATTAACGTACTTCCTTTGACTAATAAATATGCATTTATCATTCTGTAACACTTCAACTCTAAGAAAGTATTTCATCTTTCCAAGATCAGTCGTTTCAAACTCTCACATCATGGAATTTTTAAAGGCTTTAATTATTTCCTCATCATTTCCCGTGAatataagatcatcaacatacaaacTAACAATCAAAATTCTTCCTTTCGAATCAATTTGAATAAAAGAAGTAGGTTCAGATGGGCacctttcaaaaattcctttgtAAAATAGGACTCAATGTGACTATACTATGCTCTTAGAGCTTGCTTAAGACCTTACATGGCCTTCTTTAATTTGAAGACTTTATGCTCCCTCCTTTCTTTCTCAAAACCACGCGGTTGATCAACAAAAACTTTCTCCACTAGCTCTTCATGAAGGAAAGTGCTTTTAACATCAAGTTGGTAGATATTCCAACCTTTTTGCACAACCATTGCAATCACATTCAGATTGTATCCCATTTTGCAACTGGTGCAAAAACTTCATTGTAATCAATTCCATATTTCTAGGCATATCCCTTCACCACCATTCATCCTTTGTGTTTGTCAATCTCGCCAAGTTCATTTAGCTTGATTTTGAACACCCATTTTACTTTGATCTTCTTTGCACCAGCCGACAATTCCATCAATTtccatgtttcattttttttaatggcTTGAATCTCTAGTTTCATAACTTCAAGTCATTTTTTGCTTACAAAAACTTCTCTAAAAATTATTTGGATCTGTTGTGGTGTATAGAACCAAGTTATCGACTTCTTCGTTTTCGTCAAAAAGACCTAGTCCCGCGCCACTCATCTAATCTTTTTGCCATTCTAGTGCTCTTTTGCAActagaatgtttgaacttggtGGTTCTTCTCTAACTACTTCCTCTATGTTTGGTACAACGACATCATCTCCACTCACATCATCTTCAAGAGTAATATCTTCCCATTCTAACTCTTTGTTTTCATCTTCTGAATTTTGACTCCAATCCCAACCTTTATCTTCTTCAAAAACAACATCACGACTTATCACAATACGTCTAGAGATTGGATCATACAATCGATAAGCCTTGGATTCATTGATCACACCAAAGAAAACACACTTGTAGCTTTTTTCATCTAACTTTGTTCTACTTTGATCAGGTATGTGTACATGGGCAACACACTCGAACACTCGGAAATGGTCTACAGAAGGTGTAACATTGCTCCAAACCTCTTCTGGTGTTCGTCTATTCACAGCACTGTCAAGGTTCTGTTCATCACATGGTACACCATTGAACTGCTTCTGACAACATGAAACACagcaaacccggcctagacgttatggctgtaTTTGGCAATGTCACACGATATCATTTTTGAAACCGCGTTGTTACGatgaaaacattccatgttattatctttagtaaacctttgttagaacttaggaagttgtctttattcatttaaaatagttgttttgaaacatccctcattgcgaaagctttaataaaatagtctaagtgatcatgcgtttagaaaatactttaactttttaaaaactgAATTTCCTACGACCAACAGGGATAAAtctataaagtaaaataaataaataaataaaaacctaaatttaaaaccaaagtccctgagggtccttaaattacaactcaaataatcaataataatcaaattataaatcataaattgaaaaccataaagtctaaaaattactgtggtcaccgctgagtcctccatCGCATCGATCCGTCTAAGTTTGGGGATTActtgtgcacattaaacaaaaaggttGAGTTtaagtaaactcagtgtgtaatctcgcagaaacaaacaaacaatcagtattcacagtgcacagttgaacagtcttgggcttaagccctttttagtatcagtgatagtttgggccttagccaaTCACAGTATCAATAGcagtaacagttatgcagtagcaaaatcctacccatccagcctctacacacgaCCTCCCTCCAACCTTACACTcaatgtggggatataatcaacccacccatccctacactcccaGTAGTACTGAATGCAGCACAAAACAGTAGTTTACAGCTGAGctaccagtaaattaggcttaaagcctttcagtacacttccttcgaATAACAACCCCcgacccaatgcaatgcaacatacgatggatgatatgctattatgcaattttagTTCATATACtcagttcagatattaacatgcttagtgcagatatcattcagtcaatttcacacatttaggggtctaaTTAGCGCTTACcaaccttacagtaggttcatagACGACTTGGCCGAACtgtgcaaccttagaaacatttcaataaaaataggctcacacgcccatgtgatctgcccgtgtgggcccacacggccttGTGGCCCAgttggcccaaattggccttgcccgtgtgatccatttttaatgtaacccatgctagctaaatattcatatatgttttcactatttacttatatgtttattcaaagttgtctacttgagtcattgtcactaaattatttatatattgagctacagaattccaaattaatattcgtttaatttttttaaaactagactcaaatatctttctaccataaaattttcaaaatttatagtttGTCAAATAAGTActgtaaaatcttcaaatttatccctattctgTTGTTTGATAGCTTCAaactttccttactaaaaattatttatctcttagtacggaacTTGGATGATGTTTCCCTTTGTTTCTCttcaaaatagactcaataaggatttaaaaatataaatttaagcccctaattaatatttttacaatttttgatgattttccaaagtcaaaataggggaacccaaaattattttgaccttgtctcacaaaatttattatatctcagaATTTAcaatttcttccatgaaaaactagactcaacaaaatttaatttcatattttattcaacctctgactcaatttccactatttttgatgatttttcaaaattagactactgctattgtccaaaactattttagtgcaaaatgttgattttcaagtttataacacccttatttcctttctctacaatttttttgcAACATTTTcccttatttctcttatttcttgaCAGCAAGAAATTTAGGCCTTTCGCCAAATCCCGTTTTCCACATTTCAAGTACATACCTAGTTTCGTTTCTAATGCgtaagcactcctaagcctccaaaacctaaaaatcgaccaacatatctccagattaatcacttactttgtttttaatcaaccaattttaGAAGGAACTTgactaaaaacctaacaaaacccttacctcGCTTGACTAACCACGACTACGCACAATCACATCGTCGATTCAAAACCACCAaccccttgattaactcctaaacaccaaaaaggaatccTCATTTTAGAgattaacaatagacaaaacTATTACTTACCGAACACACGCAACCAACGATGAACAACTAAATcaattggaaaaaaaagaaaaaaatggaagggGAAAAAATGGAAATTTCGGCAAcaactaggggaaagaatcggcaaaggagagagaaaaagaagaagaagaaaatgtaaaaaaaagttAAGGGAAATAGAGAGAAAACCGAAGCTCTATTTTTTTTGCAACAAAAAGGTAATCAGATTATT from Gossypium hirsutum isolate 1008001.06 chromosome A04, Gossypium_hirsutum_v2.1, whole genome shotgun sequence includes:
- the LOC107948012 gene encoding uncharacterized protein; its protein translation is MGYNLNVIAMVVQKGWNIYQLDVKSTFLHEELVEKVFVDQPRGFEKERREHKVFKLKKAIQRKYVNEVLERFGMLRCNSVRRPIVPGTKLVKNEDGVKVDVIGYKQIVGSL
- the LOC107949358 gene encoding zingipain-2 produces the protein MSSIHAFLFLIFGTLASLAMSRTIYEASVFDKHEQWMADYSRKYESKLEKEKRLNIFKENLEYIESFNNGGNRSFKLSLNEFADMTQDEFIAAHTGYKMQDNPMMPDSTSFMYENLSDVPTNFDWRDQGAVTPIKNQGQCGCCWAFSAVAAVEGIIQIKTGKLISLSEQQLLDCSTNGGNQGCSGGWMMNAFEHISQNQGITTEESYPYQQMQETCATQINKVATINGYQMVPKNDEEALLKAVTNQPVSVALNGYGQSFQFYKGGVFTGDCSNDLTHAVTIVGYGTSEEGLNYWLIKNSWGETWGENGYMRIQRDVNTPGGLCGIAMKASYPIA